A portion of the Edaphobacter lichenicola genome contains these proteins:
- a CDS encoding aldehyde dehydrogenase family protein: MREAEPILLGSEDRTRSKTVAINNPYDGSLVGEVCYADPEDADRACVLAHRAFAETKKLSSWERAAILNRVADKLVEHSDTVATLIMLEAGKPITDARNEVARSVQTFRVAAEEAKRIGGEVTPADLTPGTEGRVALSRRFPIGPIVGITPFNFPSNLVAHKLAPAIASGNPIIIKPAPQTPVTALWLGRTVRESGWPEGAISVLPCSNEVAAQLIADPRIAMMSFTGSANIGWMLRRQTAAPRVTLELGGNAAVIVCEDADLSKATPKILAGGYTYAGQSCISVQRVFVHASLQLELISGIVDGLKSLQAGNPSDASTRIGPMINEAAAIRAEKWIVEAVDLGATLHIGGTRTGSFLQPTLLSDVPSTAQLYCEEVFAPVVIVETFENFTEVLVSVNRSRYGLQAAIFTNNWNEISQAWNKLEVGAIIVDESSAWRADHLPYGGVKNSGTGREGVRSSIMEMTELRLLILPSA, translated from the coding sequence GTGCGTGAAGCTGAGCCCATCCTATTGGGTAGTGAAGACCGAACTCGTTCAAAGACCGTCGCCATCAACAACCCCTATGATGGATCCCTTGTAGGCGAAGTCTGTTACGCCGATCCAGAGGATGCCGACAGAGCATGCGTACTCGCGCATCGTGCGTTTGCAGAGACCAAAAAACTCAGTTCATGGGAAAGGGCGGCTATCTTGAATCGCGTCGCCGACAAACTTGTTGAGCACTCAGACACAGTTGCGACACTCATCATGCTCGAGGCCGGCAAACCAATCACTGACGCCAGAAACGAAGTAGCTCGTTCTGTACAGACTTTCCGTGTCGCAGCCGAGGAAGCAAAGAGAATTGGAGGAGAAGTGACGCCTGCCGATCTTACACCCGGCACGGAAGGACGAGTTGCCCTCTCACGGCGATTTCCTATTGGACCGATTGTCGGGATCACACCATTTAACTTTCCTAGCAATCTCGTTGCCCATAAGCTCGCGCCAGCAATCGCGTCGGGAAATCCGATCATCATAAAGCCCGCGCCGCAAACACCCGTGACCGCATTATGGCTGGGACGTACCGTACGCGAGTCCGGTTGGCCAGAGGGCGCGATCAGCGTTTTGCCGTGCTCGAATGAGGTGGCCGCGCAGCTGATAGCCGACCCTCGGATTGCCATGATGAGCTTCACAGGCAGCGCTAACATCGGCTGGATGCTTAGGCGCCAAACTGCCGCGCCAAGGGTAACGCTTGAACTTGGAGGAAATGCGGCCGTCATTGTCTGCGAGGATGCCGATCTATCGAAAGCAACGCCGAAAATTCTCGCGGGAGGATATACCTACGCCGGTCAGAGCTGCATCTCTGTGCAGAGAGTCTTCGTTCACGCATCGCTCCAATTGGAGCTAATCAGCGGAATTGTGGACGGTCTGAAGTCGCTTCAGGCAGGCAACCCCTCCGATGCGTCTACTCGAATCGGCCCAATGATCAACGAAGCGGCTGCGATCCGCGCCGAAAAATGGATCGTCGAAGCAGTAGACCTCGGCGCGACCTTGCATATCGGCGGCACTCGAACTGGATCTTTCCTGCAGCCCACTCTATTAAGCGACGTTCCATCTACGGCGCAGCTGTACTGCGAAGAGGTCTTCGCACCAGTGGTTATTGTTGAAACTTTTGAGAATTTTACCGAGGTCTTGGTATCTGTCAATCGATCGAGATACGGCCTACAGGCGGCGATCTTCACCAACAACTGGAATGAGATATCTCAGGCTTGGAATAAACTCGAAGTAGGCGCCATTATTGTTGATGAATCTTCAGCATGGCGCGCTGATCATTTGCCTTACGGCGGGGTGAAAAACTCCGGCACCGGACGAGAGGGCGTCAGATCCTCCATCATGGAGATGACCGAATTACGTTTGCTAATCTTGCCTTCAGCGTAA
- a CDS encoding long-chain-fatty-acid--CoA ligase: protein MNIPLTPLRFLLHAERQYAGRTAVVSRGERFTYKQFGERVGRLAGALRTAGVQPGERVAFLGTNSHRLLEAYYGVLEAGAILLPLNIRLSSSELAFVLNDSGASILFIDPQFLPLVNSFRHQVPSVRLFCQLDGEVESDWLMPQNYDEWLGTASSYRMDITSIDEDEVAEIFYTSGTSAQPKGVMLTHRNIYLHALQTCLAFNVENGSVELHTIPLFHANGWGIAHFLTMLGGKHVMVESFDPEAIFRFIEAEGVNQFNAVPFMATVLVNHPKRSEYDLSSLRRIVIGGAASSPTLIREVEEAFDCTCFSGYGLTETSPALSCASSKPELGWTDQERYIGQAMTGYAFPGVELHLAGPNDELLPEDGKAVGELIARGDGVMKGYWKQPELTAETLRGGWLRTGDMAAIDENGYVLIVDRKKDIIVSGGENISSLEVEKALLAHPAVLEIAVIPVTDERWGEVPKALVVLKQGASATEMELIDFSRSCLTHYKCPKTVQFVEALPKTGTGKVLKKNLRAQYARKDAALPVRA from the coding sequence ATGAATATTCCTCTTACCCCTCTAAGGTTTCTCCTCCATGCTGAGCGTCAATATGCGGGCCGTACAGCTGTGGTTTCGAGAGGCGAGCGATTTACCTACAAGCAGTTTGGAGAACGCGTTGGCCGACTTGCCGGCGCCTTGCGGACGGCAGGCGTTCAGCCCGGCGAGCGCGTGGCCTTTTTGGGCACGAATTCTCACCGTCTTCTCGAAGCGTACTACGGTGTGCTGGAAGCAGGAGCGATCCTATTGCCGCTCAACATTCGGCTCTCCTCGAGCGAACTCGCATTTGTGCTCAATGACTCTGGGGCCAGCATTCTATTCATTGATCCCCAGTTTCTGCCCCTGGTCAATTCCTTCCGCCATCAGGTACCGTCAGTGCGACTCTTCTGTCAGCTGGACGGCGAAGTGGAGTCCGACTGGCTTATGCCGCAGAACTACGACGAATGGTTGGGAACAGCCTCGTCCTATCGCATGGATATCACCTCTATCGACGAGGATGAAGTAGCCGAGATCTTCTACACCAGCGGCACTAGCGCACAGCCAAAAGGAGTTATGCTGACGCACCGCAATATCTATCTGCATGCCCTACAGACCTGCTTAGCCTTTAACGTCGAGAATGGTTCAGTGGAACTTCATACGATTCCGCTTTTTCACGCGAACGGATGGGGTATTGCGCACTTTCTTACTATGTTGGGCGGAAAGCACGTGATGGTCGAAAGCTTTGACCCAGAGGCCATCTTCCGGTTTATCGAAGCCGAAGGCGTCAACCAATTCAACGCGGTACCTTTCATGGCTACTGTACTGGTTAACCATCCTAAACGCAGCGAGTACGACCTGAGCAGTCTGCGCCGCATCGTCATCGGTGGCGCCGCGTCGTCACCCACCTTGATCCGGGAAGTGGAGGAGGCCTTTGACTGTACTTGCTTTTCCGGCTACGGTTTGACCGAGACCTCTCCTGCTCTCTCCTGCGCTTCGTCAAAGCCCGAGCTTGGATGGACGGATCAGGAGCGGTATATCGGACAGGCGATGACCGGTTATGCATTTCCAGGTGTCGAGCTTCACCTCGCAGGTCCAAACGATGAATTGCTGCCGGAAGATGGAAAAGCCGTTGGAGAGCTCATCGCGCGTGGTGACGGAGTGATGAAGGGGTATTGGAAGCAACCAGAGCTCACCGCGGAGACTTTGCGAGGCGGCTGGCTCCGTACGGGAGATATGGCCGCGATCGACGAGAACGGCTACGTCCTCATAGTCGACCGCAAGAAAGACATTATCGTCAGCGGCGGAGAAAACATCTCGTCTCTTGAGGTGGAGAAGGCTTTGCTCGCACATCCAGCAGTGCTCGAGATCGCCGTTATTCCCGTCACAGATGAGCGGTGGGGCGAAGTGCCGAAAGCCCTCGTCGTTCTCAAGCAAGGTGCTTCCGCAACCGAGATGGAGTTGATCGACTTCAGCCGTTCCTGCTTGACCCATTACAAATGCCCGAAGACTGTTCAGTTTGTCGAGGCTCTACCGAAGACAGGCACCGGCAAGGTGCTGAAAAAGAACTTGCGGGCCCAGTACGCAAGGAAGGATGCCGCTTTACCAGTGCGTGCTTGA
- a CDS encoding lactate 2-monooxygenase, whose amino-acid sequence MPHFGDYQNEIYLSGLSNLLPKLPVDFKLLEQRAEASMPASVLSYVQGGCGDEFTQRHNAEAFNHWGLVPRMMVDCTTRDLSIELFGLKLPCPIFLSPIGVLGICTPDGHGDLDVAKASARTGVPMIASTLSNDPIETVAKNLGDTPGFFQLYTPKDKKLAESLVYRAEAAGFKGIVVTLDTWLTGWRPRDLNSANFPQLRGHVLQNYFTDPCFRALLAKTPEEDPSGAIMQWAETFGKVLTWADLPWLRSLTKLPLILKGICHPDDARRSIDGGADGIFCSNHGGRQANGGVAAIDMLPAIVEASGSIPVLFDSGVRHGSDIVKALAMGASAVGVGRPYAYGLALDGTDGVIHVLRSLLAEADLLMAVDGFPTLAALRQGGVVRL is encoded by the coding sequence ATGCCTCACTTCGGCGACTATCAAAACGAGATCTATCTCAGCGGCCTTAGCAATTTGCTTCCCAAGCTTCCCGTCGACTTCAAGCTTCTGGAGCAGCGGGCCGAAGCGTCGATGCCGGCCTCGGTTCTGTCGTACGTTCAAGGCGGTTGCGGCGATGAGTTCACGCAACGTCATAATGCGGAGGCATTCAATCACTGGGGCTTGGTTCCTCGCATGATGGTGGACTGTACGACCCGTGATCTCTCGATCGAGCTCTTCGGTCTCAAGCTGCCTTGCCCCATCTTTCTCAGCCCGATTGGCGTCCTTGGCATCTGTACCCCGGACGGCCACGGCGATCTTGATGTCGCAAAAGCATCGGCCCGGACAGGCGTCCCCATGATAGCGTCGACCCTGTCAAATGACCCGATTGAGACCGTCGCCAAGAACCTGGGAGACACTCCGGGATTTTTCCAGCTCTACACGCCAAAGGACAAAAAGCTCGCTGAAAGCCTGGTTTATCGCGCCGAGGCCGCGGGTTTTAAAGGGATCGTCGTCACCCTCGACACCTGGCTCACCGGATGGCGTCCGCGCGATCTCAATAGCGCCAACTTCCCGCAACTGCGCGGACATGTGCTGCAAAACTACTTTACCGATCCGTGTTTCCGGGCCCTACTCGCGAAGACTCCGGAAGAAGACCCGTCTGGTGCGATCATGCAATGGGCTGAAACCTTCGGCAAAGTTCTTACATGGGCTGACCTTCCCTGGTTGCGTTCTCTTACCAAACTTCCTCTCATCCTGAAGGGAATCTGTCATCCCGACGATGCAAGGCGCTCCATCGATGGAGGTGCGGATGGCATCTTCTGCTCCAATCATGGAGGACGCCAGGCGAACGGTGGCGTCGCCGCCATCGATATGCTCCCCGCCATTGTGGAAGCTAGTGGAAGCATCCCGGTCCTGTTCGACTCCGGCGTTCGTCACGGCAGCGATATCGTCAAGGCTCTGGCAATGGGAGCAAGCGCCGTTGGCGTCGGACGTCCCTATGCTTATGGCCTTGCTTTGGATGGCACCGACGGCGTCATTCATGTTCTGAGAAGTTTGCTCGCGGAAGCCGACCTACTGATGGCCGTCGACGGTTTTCCCACGCTTGCGGCTCTTCGGCAAGGGGGCGTTGTCCGGCTTTAG
- a CDS encoding iron-containing alcohol dehydrogenase translates to MSAEIRIPSIVKIGGGSFAEVAGLLLRLQCRRPLIVTDPFLMSSGLPKRLRTQIQDAGLSCEIFHQTKADPTTAIVEEGVRVFVGGGHDSLVSLGGGSPIDTAKAIGLMATNGGKVSDFKTPKTPCIDCPIHLAIPTTAGTGSEVTRFTVITDVETGEKMLVAGDVLLPTAAVVDYELTLTMPPRLTADTGIDSLTHAIEAYVSRKASSFTDALALAAMKTIWRELPISFLEPGNHTARAAMMLAATQAGIAFSNASVALVHGMSRPLGAYFHVPHGLSNAMLLPAVTAFSVEAAVGRYADCARTMGVISADTTDEVAVHYLIQSLYQRNAELQVPSPRQFGIDKGQYFDLIPSMTAQAFASGSPQNNPRIPTAEDVEAIYRQAWQ, encoded by the coding sequence ATGAGTGCTGAGATTCGGATTCCCTCCATCGTCAAGATCGGTGGTGGATCGTTTGCTGAAGTAGCGGGCTTGCTCTTGCGTCTTCAGTGCAGGCGACCGCTCATTGTGACTGATCCATTCCTGATGAGTAGTGGGCTGCCCAAGCGACTGAGGACACAGATACAAGATGCCGGCCTGAGCTGTGAGATCTTTCATCAAACCAAGGCAGATCCGACCACGGCGATCGTCGAGGAAGGGGTTCGCGTCTTCGTAGGGGGCGGCCACGACAGCCTGGTGAGCCTTGGTGGGGGAAGCCCGATCGACACGGCCAAAGCCATTGGCCTGATGGCAACCAATGGTGGCAAGGTGAGCGACTTCAAAACACCGAAGACTCCCTGTATCGATTGTCCAATCCATCTGGCCATTCCGACGACCGCCGGCACCGGATCGGAAGTTACGCGGTTCACCGTCATCACAGATGTAGAGACCGGGGAGAAGATGCTCGTCGCCGGGGATGTTCTTCTTCCCACCGCCGCAGTCGTGGACTATGAGTTGACGCTCACCATGCCGCCCCGATTGACCGCGGACACCGGCATCGACTCTCTGACGCACGCCATCGAGGCGTATGTCAGCCGAAAAGCCAGTTCGTTTACCGATGCACTTGCACTCGCAGCCATGAAAACCATCTGGCGAGAGCTTCCGATCAGCTTTCTCGAACCGGGAAACCACACTGCCCGTGCGGCCATGATGTTGGCCGCAACACAGGCAGGCATCGCATTTTCTAACGCAAGCGTAGCTCTCGTCCATGGCATGAGCCGCCCCCTCGGAGCATACTTTCATGTTCCCCATGGACTTTCTAATGCTATGTTGCTGCCTGCGGTAACAGCCTTTTCGGTAGAGGCTGCGGTCGGGCGTTACGCAGATTGCGCGCGAACGATGGGAGTGATATCGGCCGACACCACGGATGAAGTGGCGGTCCATTATTTGATCCAAAGTCTCTATCAACGCAATGCCGAACTTCAGGTACCCTCGCCGAGACAGTTCGGAATCGATAAAGGACAGTACTTTGACTTGATTCCCAGCATGACGGCACAAGCGTTCGCCTCCGGATCGCCGCAGAATAACCCACGTATCCCGACAGCGGAAGATGTTGAAGCTATCTACCGGCAAGCGTGGCAGTGA
- a CDS encoding flavin-containing monooxygenase yields MTEHFDVVIVGAGLSGIGAAHHLQVHCPKKTFLIVEGRKALGGTWDLFRYPGIRSDSDMQTMGFSFRPWTEEKAIAEGATILSYLKETAEEYGIDRHIRYNHRVVQVRWSSEQACWTVEMESGPSRERTSCTCSFLFMCTGYYNYDKGHMPEFPGADRFRGRIVHPQQWPTDLDYAGKQVVIIGSGATAVTLVPSMAKTAAHVTMLQRSPSYIFARPGIDPFVVGLKRYLPEKVTSRLARWKNILLGMYFYRLSRTKPEKISALLIGGAQKHLGGNYDVATHFTPKYKPWDQRLCLAPDGDLFKTIREGNATIVTDSVESFTEGGIKLTSGKELSADVIVTATGLKLQLISGVEIYVDDSRVELSKTFNYKGTMFSGIPNFALTIGYTNASWTLKAELSSLYVCRLLNYMDRHGWRSAVPHLIEGSVGEQPMINLTSGYVQRAIEQLPKQGVKQPWTLHQNYPRDVIALRYGKVNDGAIRFAR; encoded by the coding sequence ATGACAGAACATTTCGACGTAGTTATTGTAGGCGCGGGCTTATCTGGGATCGGTGCAGCTCATCATCTCCAGGTGCACTGCCCAAAGAAGACGTTTCTTATAGTCGAAGGCCGCAAAGCACTCGGGGGCACATGGGATCTATTTCGCTACCCCGGTATCCGGTCTGACTCCGATATGCAAACTATGGGCTTCTCCTTCCGGCCATGGACCGAGGAGAAGGCCATTGCCGAAGGCGCGACCATCCTCAGCTACTTGAAGGAAACCGCGGAAGAGTATGGCATCGATCGCCACATTCGCTATAACCACAGGGTCGTCCAGGTGCGATGGTCATCCGAACAGGCGTGTTGGACTGTGGAGATGGAAAGTGGTCCATCGCGTGAACGGACTAGCTGTACCTGTTCGTTTCTCTTCATGTGCACCGGTTACTACAACTACGATAAGGGCCACATGCCGGAGTTTCCTGGCGCCGACCGCTTTCGCGGCCGCATCGTGCATCCGCAACAATGGCCAACCGATCTTGACTACGCCGGCAAGCAAGTGGTCATCATCGGCAGTGGCGCGACGGCGGTCACGCTCGTGCCTTCCATGGCGAAGACCGCAGCCCACGTCACCATGCTGCAGCGATCGCCCTCCTACATCTTTGCGCGGCCTGGCATCGACCCGTTCGTGGTCGGTCTCAAACGTTATCTGCCGGAGAAGGTGACCTCTCGCCTGGCACGTTGGAAGAACATCCTGCTTGGCATGTACTTCTATCGGCTCTCACGAACTAAACCTGAAAAAATCAGTGCCTTGCTCATCGGAGGCGCCCAGAAGCATTTAGGCGGAAACTACGACGTTGCGACCCACTTCACTCCCAAGTACAAGCCGTGGGATCAACGGCTCTGTCTCGCGCCCGATGGCGATCTCTTTAAGACGATCCGCGAGGGCAACGCTACTATCGTGACCGACTCGGTCGAGAGCTTTACAGAAGGCGGAATCAAGCTCACATCTGGCAAGGAGTTGTCAGCCGACGTGATTGTGACCGCAACCGGCCTTAAGCTCCAACTGATCAGCGGGGTCGAGATCTACGTCGATGACTCCCGCGTCGAGCTGTCCAAGACCTTCAACTATAAGGGCACCATGTTTAGCGGAATCCCGAACTTCGCCCTGACGATCGGCTACACCAATGCTTCCTGGACCTTGAAGGCCGAGTTGAGCAGCCTTTATGTCTGCCGGCTGCTCAATTACATGGACAGACATGGATGGCGATCTGCAGTTCCTCACCTTATAGAGGGATCCGTCGGAGAACAGCCGATGATAAATCTAACCTCAGGCTATGTTCAAAGAGCGATCGAGCAGCTGCCGAAGCAGGGCGTGAAACAGCCTTGGACGCTGCACCAGAACTACCCGCGTGACGTGATCGCCTTGCGATACGGAAAGGTGAATGATGGAGCGATACGCTTTGCCCGCTAG
- a CDS encoding TonB-dependent receptor, which produces MSLVRSAVKFDKNDKKQVVSGQVCSIFLGLFLALFAIGFWSVPPAWGQSGYATGTVRGSVFDAQGAVVPNATVTVRNPETGTTRGTVASPDGTYQVFSLNPGTYTVEVDAPGFKKEIADQVVVTVGQTVVFDAHLSIGTASATVEVTGNSAPLIDTAQTQQANTINDRQEVNLPNISRNFAQTIYTLPGVVDSTAPSIQDPNIGTGYQTSGFSIGGSNGRSNLFTIDGGQNDYGSGAPRVAHVPQDSVQEFQVNRNAFGAEFGFTVGSAINVITKSGTNKFHGNAFGYFHDENTDAANYFNSFGPSAGTKPFEQSVIYGGSFGGAIKRDKLFFFTSYERQKLDSNVTVNLVDTAAAQGVAGQTNGFNGTSCPAPVTQACYLTQLAATGGSIDPRIAGLGAYFLGSSIFTPIKDPIYNALISPNSGTFNGNANGGAVQAPPNQQGRYNNWVTRLDYQPNQANSFSLRFSLSREGNQVTGPGGVPRFTSIIQTLRDYTITTSWNHVFNPNLVNTVRVQVVPDNSSKNVAPHPGGAEFDLGSLGIQGTPFDFPYNQRQNQYQFDDDLSWTKGKHNMKFGESYRPVQYDIFQAFLFGGEYEYFDGAIPIIDLYGATPYGNLQESVAAFNLMNGYPVTGPPNTNLSASQLYVVGLPLALLQGSGNGQYNATTNPIGFYAQDSWKALPNLTLNYGGRLDIDPVPDNYPTNTFFSPRLGVALDTFGNGKTVLRAGAGLFTAPVLFIVPFTSTTLSGSANHVYASVVTAPNQIGQLEGAGALERSLATVANPNPALSLGQLSSLGIDIVPSGPNQQNGAFFSVSPNFKAQYSLQASASIAQQLAPNLSLEVAYQFYRGVHIQQIQEANYIQNSALPIDPFVGPFYTPKPGSTNGQPNTQIVENDQTTSDGSSNYNGLTTSLTKRYGRGLQFQVNYTYSSALDNTSDFSSQSTPFRPGLLNRDYARSSFNITNSFVANAVYTSPVRIGGSLESALLSNFTIAPIVSVRSGVPFTMLVPGIESNGTSGHTSEARPFNEERNQGKGPGYASFDMRISKAIVLKKDSSLRLELIAQAANILNHTNFTSVQNIFPNTAVTDPTTGLTTSAVVSTPEGNVNLLNGPYNSIGFRPNGPSQLSDPLAFESSAPPRQISFGMELSF; this is translated from the coding sequence ATGAGCTTAGTCAGGTCTGCGGTGAAGTTTGACAAGAACGACAAAAAGCAAGTGGTGAGCGGTCAAGTTTGCAGCATTTTTTTGGGATTATTTCTAGCGTTGTTCGCGATAGGTTTTTGGTCAGTTCCTCCGGCCTGGGGACAGTCCGGTTATGCCACTGGAACTGTGAGGGGAAGCGTCTTCGACGCGCAGGGCGCCGTAGTTCCAAACGCAACAGTAACCGTGAGAAATCCAGAGACTGGTACAACCAGGGGCACCGTTGCTTCGCCTGACGGAACCTATCAAGTCTTTTCGCTGAATCCGGGAACGTACACCGTTGAGGTTGATGCGCCGGGGTTCAAGAAAGAGATTGCCGATCAGGTCGTGGTCACGGTCGGGCAAACCGTGGTTTTCGACGCCCACCTGAGCATCGGAACTGCCAGCGCAACCGTTGAAGTGACGGGCAACTCAGCACCGCTGATCGATACGGCTCAGACTCAGCAGGCAAACACAATCAATGATCGTCAAGAGGTCAATCTTCCTAACATTTCCCGCAACTTCGCTCAAACCATCTACACCCTACCTGGGGTAGTCGATTCGACAGCACCATCGATTCAAGACCCTAACATCGGCACAGGCTACCAGACATCCGGCTTTTCAATCGGCGGCAGCAATGGACGCTCCAATCTGTTCACCATCGATGGCGGCCAGAATGACTACGGCTCTGGTGCACCCCGCGTAGCCCATGTGCCACAGGATTCGGTCCAGGAGTTTCAAGTGAACCGCAACGCCTTTGGCGCGGAGTTTGGATTCACGGTGGGATCGGCCATCAACGTGATCACCAAAAGCGGTACCAACAAATTTCATGGCAACGCTTTCGGCTACTTCCACGACGAGAATACGGATGCGGCAAATTACTTCAACAGTTTCGGTCCGTCGGCCGGCACGAAACCGTTTGAGCAAAGCGTCATCTACGGAGGGTCGTTCGGGGGGGCGATCAAGAGAGATAAACTATTTTTCTTTACATCTTACGAGCGGCAGAAGCTTGACAGCAATGTGACTGTCAACCTGGTAGATACCGCCGCGGCGCAAGGGGTCGCCGGACAGACAAACGGTTTTAATGGAACTTCCTGTCCCGCTCCAGTCACGCAGGCGTGCTATCTGACCCAGTTGGCCGCAACTGGGGGCTCGATCGATCCCCGCATCGCTGGCCTGGGAGCCTATTTTTTGGGATCGTCGATCTTTACACCGATCAAAGACCCCATCTACAATGCGCTGATCTCTCCCAACAGCGGCACATTCAATGGAAACGCAAACGGAGGCGCTGTCCAGGCTCCGCCAAACCAACAGGGGCGATATAACAACTGGGTCACTCGGCTCGACTATCAACCTAATCAGGCCAATTCCTTTTCGCTTCGCTTCTCACTCTCACGCGAAGGCAACCAGGTAACAGGACCCGGCGGAGTTCCGCGCTTCACTTCCATCATTCAGACTTTGCGGGATTACACAATTACTACCTCTTGGAACCACGTCTTCAACCCCAATCTCGTCAATACGGTCCGTGTCCAGGTGGTCCCGGATAATTCCTCCAAGAACGTCGCCCCTCATCCAGGCGGGGCCGAGTTCGACCTGGGAAGTCTTGGCATTCAAGGCACTCCCTTCGACTTCCCATATAACCAACGCCAGAACCAGTATCAATTCGATGATGACCTCTCCTGGACCAAGGGCAAGCACAACATGAAGTTCGGAGAGTCCTACCGTCCGGTGCAGTATGACATCTTCCAGGCCTTCTTGTTCGGAGGCGAATATGAGTACTTCGACGGCGCAATTCCGATCATCGATCTCTACGGGGCTACTCCCTACGGGAACCTGCAAGAATCCGTCGCTGCCTTCAACCTGATGAACGGCTACCCGGTAACCGGACCACCGAACACGAATCTCAGTGCCTCTCAGTTGTATGTTGTTGGTCTACCCTTGGCTTTGCTGCAAGGATCGGGAAACGGACAGTACAACGCTACGACCAATCCAATTGGCTTCTATGCTCAGGATTCCTGGAAAGCTTTGCCTAACCTGACCTTGAACTACGGCGGCCGGCTGGACATCGATCCGGTGCCGGATAACTACCCCACGAACACATTTTTCTCGCCACGCTTAGGGGTTGCGCTAGATACCTTCGGCAACGGAAAAACAGTGTTGCGTGCAGGTGCCGGCCTATTTACCGCTCCGGTGCTTTTCATCGTACCGTTTACCTCGACGACTCTAAGCGGCAGCGCAAATCATGTCTATGCTTCTGTCGTTACTGCTCCAAACCAAATCGGCCAGTTGGAGGGCGCCGGTGCGCTCGAACGAAGCCTCGCGACAGTCGCTAATCCCAACCCGGCACTTAGTCTCGGGCAACTGTCATCGTTGGGCATCGACATTGTGCCTTCGGGGCCCAACCAGCAGAACGGCGCCTTCTTCTCCGTGTCTCCCAATTTCAAGGCTCAATATTCCCTCCAGGCCAGCGCCAGCATAGCGCAGCAACTCGCGCCGAACCTCTCGCTTGAAGTTGCCTATCAGTTTTACCGCGGTGTGCATATCCAACAGATTCAAGAAGCGAACTATATACAAAACTCAGCGCTTCCGATTGATCCATTTGTGGGACCGTTCTACACCCCCAAGCCCGGGTCTACGAACGGCCAGCCAAACACGCAGATTGTGGAGAACGATCAAACGACATCTGACGGAAGCTCGAACTACAACGGCCTGACGACATCCCTCACCAAACGCTACGGCCGGGGCTTGCAATTCCAAGTGAACTACACCTATAGCAGCGCCCTGGATAACACTAGCGACTTTAGCTCACAGAGCACCCCATTCCGGCCTGGCTTGTTAAACCGCGATTATGCTCGGTCATCTTTTAATATCACGAACAGCTTCGTCGCCAACGCCGTGTACACAAGCCCAGTACGTATCGGCGGAAGCCTGGAATCCGCGCTGCTTTCGAATTTCACGATCGCGCCGATCGTCTCGGTGCGCAGCGGCGTCCCTTTCACCATGCTAGTTCCAGGAATCGAGTCTAACGGAACGAGTGGCCACACCAGTGAAGCACGTCCGTTCAACGAAGAACGCAACCAAGGAAAGGGGCCGGGCTATGCAAGTTTTGATATGAGGATATCGAAAGCCATCGTGCTCAAGAAAGACTCCAGTCTCCGTCTTGAACTGATTGCACAGGCGGCAAACATTCTTAACCACACGAACTTCACCAGCGTTCAAAATATCTTTCCAAATACGGCAGTCACCGATCCAACGACAGGACTCACGACGTCCGCTGTTGTCTCGACCCCGGAAGGGAATGTGAATCTCCTCAACGGACCGTATAACTCCATAGGCTTCCGACCCAACGGGCCGTCTCAACTGAGCGACCCCTTGGCATTTGAATCTTCCGCCCCTCCGCGGCAGATTAGCTTCGGCATGGAGCTCTCGTTCTGA
- a CDS encoding TetR/AcrR family transcriptional regulator, translating into MKTLSNSRKSDKRRGEIIRAAIEIINTKSYAQATMVDIAAALDLRDATLYHYFHDKRTLAYACHRSSLERAQKLLEASDLTGGIGSEKLRHFIHSMLVESKEHGSLLYLGDYSYLDAAQRKTIREWADRLKGVMVRFLNEGMSDGSIVLCEPELVVELLLGMLIWLGKWVPSIAGLTLERLMNAIETVGFHGLERSVSVASGSRNRKIPTKSSQRK; encoded by the coding sequence ATGAAGACTCTCTCCAACAGCCGCAAGTCGGATAAGCGTCGAGGCGAAATCATCCGCGCCGCGATCGAGATCATCAACACGAAGAGCTACGCCCAGGCGACGATGGTCGATATCGCCGCCGCTCTGGATCTGCGGGATGCCACGCTTTATCACTACTTCCACGACAAACGGACACTCGCCTATGCGTGCCATCGTTCGTCACTGGAAAGAGCGCAAAAGCTACTTGAAGCCTCCGATCTGACAGGGGGAATCGGCTCCGAAAAACTACGGCACTTCATCCACAGCATGCTCGTTGAATCGAAAGAACATGGTTCTCTGCTCTATCTCGGCGACTATTCGTACCTCGATGCAGCTCAACGAAAGACAATTCGAGAGTGGGCAGACCGGCTTAAGGGCGTTATGGTGAGATTCCTGAACGAGGGCATGTCGGATGGTTCCATCGTTCTTTGTGAGCCGGAACTCGTTGTTGAGCTGCTTTTGGGAATGCTCATCTGGCTTGGGAAGTGGGTCCCATCGATCGCAGGCTTGACCCTCGAGCGATTGATGAATGCGATAGAAACAGTTGGCTTCCATGGATTGGAACGCTCGGTCTCCGTCGCCTCTGGAAGCCGTAACAGAAAGATTCCAACTAAAAGTAGTCAGAGGAAATAA